In Ascaphus truei isolate aAscTru1 chromosome 5, aAscTru1.hap1, whole genome shotgun sequence, one genomic interval encodes:
- the SHROOM1 gene encoding protein Shroom1: MSSFGNHIERWSMNNTTGGIAELMHPMTSDDYPERLSPVKSIATIVDSAYSSFSGSSYVPENYQTASFLTERYHLNDEQLSYMDSEYVKAIYNPSANLYQNINSEDGSSHAELPGSSTIHTLGCNTTSEVSPQPPTPPARLDSYIALQNFDQPKGNSSYGDHFSQNVKLSLPSDGILFAPDHKTSRGNWQTRVKESVQGEVHKEHNPSYSMENDCFTRSFLLFEYLKSDGVTKTQDALCTEKSLHNSKIEEQMNPKSSHPPHLGDEVNCTSKNKHYSQMNTQIFKGMDMQGKTPQIRDKDGNFPSEHFNIPTENELKQNEYQAQISTKRSLSEFVPERLGVHENKGGCWIMKPGNETHCCNSAGTKDEEVGELVLNQPHKEQKPPLFQNDKADSASENHGQCDIRRKQLLTKASQIFYCGPNKDVLTKATRTLNHENENHGGTKTLNLRKDATIKPLPLLSKQHEPQKSKGHPFCDLTSEKINKATTPMLYHLAGGRHFTPILSCTNQAKQQEKGLELKTFQRVGNVFIPQPTEVQKDSKPHQKNISQPQLADNIENHCGDDEAPGSQTFSAEECLMHDYREKLKFAQKKVLRETSFKRKDLQMSLPGRLKLNPSKRPSIDHLRSYSLSSANEVQLKSSVGTSNKKDKVEKPTVSQIGRRKRITKEQRKLCYSEPEKLDQLGIHNSAFTWREKGAGSTQNEMSDSGMKGNSPMSQENKERALSSSSLSKTELKQMQHNALIQYMERKTSQRPNSAQPAVMQRTSVMRRYPEWNCISSETPSNDVSQTYLTRRSAGTSSSYDATLTWNDIIMKSSVLGETVHSADQSGGENCLTYVDQCTSKGNHKYSDSSPTICQEKSKLTHLVQVLNGCVAFSDSGECSNPAFNRLNVTEEDTSAVEKESVCTARGRGKSMEELGTTDIIRPSVLSQSTDQLYHMKGPVILPEHSSGTAVLHQDKLQTNTDNESGKLPRQTSKEDLLGPQRSDAAHSAQEKHSRPLQATAVSSSTDQSCSSPSSLELYLGASKQLQSFEAEDEVFFHPITTRMEMPSRTTPIPQDDASKPLCNGQEAPSPLLVLPCHIQLEQQTKNESTPSFETFERYLPEDGKEVRTEKDYPSQSSALSNPPGCGGDHQNLGAERGVKSGEDQSMGNSQQEELSHIPSIQVIPMNCIQTSQSLFGQGKHDGNGEAAGQTSMASMQKSRDPEREADLPRVKLKSSEDQRSEELVKEIIAKDKSLVDILQPLPVRESAMDLMKSLFPADISAMEKSRNRGLLKKEEDGINPRNRKLDLEITSKLPTKAILLLQKHNIHKPDGEYIDDITSKKMELISNIHSKLEALWGQREFLLSDIHENMTRGRDLEAMVKGISKPNEYERYMMFIGDLEKVVSLLFCLSMRLARVENAMSKIDDNTDAEERQSLKQRHSLLSRQREDAKDLKENLDRRERVVTGILAKYLSEHQLQDYKYFVRLKTSFLIEQKDLEEKIKCHEEQLESIHNSIPP, encoded by the exons ATGTCTTCTTTTGGCAATCACATTGAAAGATGGAGCATGAACAATACTACAGGTGGCATTGCAGAACTTATGCACCCAATGACCTCTGATGATTACCCTGAAAGGTTATCACCAGTAAAATCTATTGCTACCATAGTGGACTCTGCTTACAGTTCATTTTCAGGTAGTTCGTATGTTCCAGAAAATTACCAAACAGCCTCATTCCTAACTGAGCGTTATCATCTGAATGACGAACAACTATCCTacatggactcagagtatgtcaAAGCTATTTATAACCCCAGTGCAAATTTGTACCAGAATATAAATTCTGAAGATGGTTCTTCTCATGCTGAGTTACCTGGAAGCAGTACTATTCACACTTTAGGGTGTAACACTACATCAGAAGTGTCTCCTCAGCCACCAACCCCACCAGCAAGACTCGATAGCTATATTGCCCTTCAAAACTTTGACCAGCCAAAAGGGAACTCTAGTTATGGGGATCACTTCAGTCAAAATGTTAAATTGAGTCTCCCAAGTGACGGCATCCTTTTTGCACCTGACCATAAAACAAGCCGAGGTAATTGGCAAACACGTGTGAAAGAGAGTGTGCAAGGAGAAGTACATAAAGAGCACAATCCATCCTATAGTATGGAAAATGACTGCTTTACAAGATCGTTTCTTCTATTTGAATATCTTAAGTCAGATGGTGTGACCAAGACTCAAGATGCTCTGTGCACTGAAAAGTCTCTCCACAATTCTAAAATTGAAGAACAAATGAACCCTAAATCCTCTCACCCACCACATCTCGGTGATGAGGTGAATTGCACTTCTAAAAACAAACATTACTCCCAGATGAACACACAAATATTTAAGGGAATGGACATGCAAGGTAAAACCCCACAGATTAGAGACAAAGATGGTAATTTTCCCAGTGAACACTTTAACATCCCAACAGAAAATGAATTGAAGCAAAATGAATACCAAGCACAGATCAGCACAAAACGTTCCCTGAGTGAGTTTGTGCCAGAGAGACTCGGTGTTCATGAAAATAAAGGTGGCTGTTGGATCATGAAACCAGGTAACGAAACTCATTGTTGCAATTCTGCAGGAACAAAGGATGAGGAAGTAGGGGAGTTGGTGCTCAATCAACCACACAAAGAACAAAAGCCACCCCTGTTCCAGAATGATAAGGCAGACAGTGCGTCTGAAAATCATGGGCAATGTGATATAAGACGCAAACAGCTCCTTACAAAAGCCAGCCAAATATTTTACTGTGGACCTAACAAAGATGTTTTAACCAAAGCCACTAGAACTTTGAATCATGAAAATGAAAATCATGGAGGCACTAAAACTCTTAACCTTAGAAAAGATGCTACAATAAAACCTCTGCCCCTGTTATCAAAACAACATGAGCCTCAAAAGTCTAAAGGCCATCCTTTCTGTGACTTAACCAGTGAGAAGATTAACAAGGCAACAACCCCTATGCTCTATCACCTTGCTGGAGGGAGGCATTTCACACCCATTCTGAGTTGTACAAACCAGGCTAAGCAACAAGAGAAAGGTCTTGAATTGAAGACCTTTCAAAGAGTGGGCAACGTTTTTATACCACAGCCCACTGAGGTCCAAAAAGATAGCAAACCACATCAAAAGAATATAAGTCAACCACAACTTGCTGATAATATTGAGAATCACTGCGGTGATGATGAGGCACCTGGAAGCCAAACCTTTTCAGCGGAGGAATGTTTAATGCATGATTATAGGGAAAAGCTTAAGTTTGCCCAGAAGAAAGTCCTGAGAGAAACCTCTTTTAAACGAAAGGACTTGCAGATGAGTTTGCCTGGGAGATTAAAGCTGAATCCTTCTAAAAGACCTTCTATTGATCATTTACGGTCATATTCTCTATCCAGTGCAAATGAAGTACAACTTAAAAGCTCAGTTGGCACCAGCAACAAAAAAGACAAAGTGGAAAAGCCCACTGTTTCTCAAATAGGGAGGAGAAAAAGGATCACAAAGGAGCAAAGGAAGCTGTGTTACTCTGAGCCAGAGAAACTAGACCAACTTGGCATACACAATTCTGCGTTTACATGGAGGGAGAAAGGTGCAGGCTCCACTCAAAATGAGATGAGTGATTCTGGTATGAAGGGGAACAGTCCTATGTCTCAAGAAAACAAAGAACGAGCCCTCTCATCTTCAAGTCTTTCCAAGACAGAACTAAAGCAAATGCAACATAATGCACTTATTCAATACATGGAACGGAAGACAAGTCAAAGGCCCAATAGCGCTCAGCCAGCTGTCATGCAGAGGACATCAGTGATGAGAAGATATCCTGAATGGAATTGTATCTCAAGTGAAACACCAAGTAATGATGTCTCCCAAACTTATTTAACTAGGAGATCAGCTGGCACGTCTTCCTCTTATGATGCAACACTAACATGGAACGATATAATCATGAAGAGTTCTGTTCTTGGCGAGACTGTGCATTCAGCAGACCAATCTGGTGGAGAAAATTGCTTGACTTACGTTGATCAGTGCACTTCTAAAGGCAACCACAAATATTCAGACTCTTCCCCAACTATTTGCCAAGAAAAATCAAAGTTAACTCATCTTGTTCAG GTCTTAAATGGATGTGTGGCTTTTTCAGACTCAGGGGAGTGTAGTAACCCTGCATTTAACAG ATTGAATGTAACAGAAGAAGACACTTCTGCTGTTGAGAAGGAGAGCGTTTGCACAGCTAGAGGCAGAGGGAAGTCAATGGAAGAATTAGGAACTACAGATATAATAAGACCTTCAGTGCTGAGCCAAAGCACTGATCAGCTTTACCACATGAAAGGGCCTGTGATATTGCCAGAGCATTCAAGCGGTACAGCTGTGCTCCACCAAGACAAACTGCAGACCAACACTGATAATGAGTCAGGAAAGCTGCCCAGACAAACAAGTAAAGAAGATCTTCTGGGGCCCCAAAGATCAGATGCTGCACACTCTGCACAAGAAAAACATTCTAGGCCTTTGCAGGCAACTGCCGTGTCCTCAAGCACAGATCAGTCCTGCTCTTCCCCCTCTTCTTTAGAGCTCTACCTTGGGGCTTCCAAGCAATTGCAGTCTTTTGAAGCAGAAGATGAGGTCTTCTTTCATCCCATCACCACCAGAATGGAAATGCCCAGTAGGACTACCCCTATACCTCAGGACGATGCCAGCAAACCACTATGTAATGGGCAGGAGGCCCCGTCACCTCTCCTCGTCTTACCCTGCCACATTCAATTAGAACAACAGACTAAGAATGAATCCACACCAAG CTTTGAAACCTTTGAAAGATATCTTCCAGAAGATGGGAAGGAGGTGAGAACTGAAAAAGATTATCCTTCTCAAAGTTCAGCGCTCAGTAATCCGCCTGGCTGTGGAGGAGACCATCAAAATCTTGGAGCAGAAAGAGGAGTAAAATCAGGTGAAGATCAGTCAATGGGTAACTCACAGCAGGAAGAATTAAGCCACATTCCTTCCATCCAGGTGATCCCAATGAATTGTATACAAACATCACAATCCCTTTTTGGCCAAGGTAAGCATGATGGAAATGGTGAAGCAGCAGGACAGACATCCATGGCCAGCATGCAGAAAAGCCGTGATCCAGAAAGGGAAGCAGACTTGCCCAGAGTGAAGTTGAAATCCTCTGAAGATCAGAGAAGTGAGGAGCTAGTTAAAGAAATAATTGCCAAAGACAAATCTCTAGTTGACATTCTTCAGCCCCTTCCTGTAAGAGAATCTGCAATGGATCTCATGAAAAGCCTGTTCCCTGCTGACATTTCTGCAATGGAAAAGTCCAGAAATAGAGGACTTCTAAAGAAAGAGGAGGATGGCATCAATCCAAGGAATAGGaa GTTGGACCTTGAAATCACATCAAAACTGCCTACCAAAGCCATATTACTGCTCCAAAAGCACAATATCCATAAACCGGATGGTGAATACATAGATGACATCACTTCAAAGAAA ATGGAGCTTATTTCCAACATCCATTCAAAATTAGAGGCTCTCTGGGGTCAGAGGGAATTTCTCCTGTCTGACATTCATGAAAACATGACTCGGGGCAGAGATCTGGAGGCAATGGTGAAAGGGATCTCCAAGCCCAATGAGTATGAGCGTTACATGATGTTTATTGGAGATCTGGAGAAAGTCGTGAGCCTGCTCTTCTGCCTGTCCATGCGTCTGGCTCGTGTAGAAAACGCGATGAGCAAGATTGATGACAATACAGATGCTGAAGAGAGG CAAtccctgaagcagcgtcacagcCTTCTGTCCAGGCAGAGAGAAGATGCCAAAGACTTGAAGGAGAATCTGGACCGCAGGGAGCGTGTGGTCACGGGTATCCTGGCCAAGTACCTGAGTGAGCATCAGCTTCAGGACTACAAATACTTTGTGAGACTGAAAACATCCTTCCTGATTGAGCAGAAAGACCTTGAGGAGAAGATAAAATGTCACGAGGAACAGTTAGAGAGTATTCACAACAGCATTCCTCCTTAA